The Risungbinella massiliensis sequence AATAGGACTTACAGATAAATTGAGCGAGGATTCTGGTAAGGGAATTGGAATTATTATTTTAGATGGTGCTCTATCACATGTGTCACTAAGTCATTTGAAAGGTCGTGCAAAACTAATTAAAGTGCGTAAAGACATGACAATTAGTTGCACCGATTTGTTTGAGGAGCCTTTGACAGAAGAAGTGGAGAAAGAAGAACATGGTTTGATGGTGCTTAGTTTACTAGCACATCAACCGATGGAATATAGAGGTATGGAGTATGCAGGATTGGCACCTTCGGCAAACTATATCTTTCTATCTTCCTATATCCCTGAACGTAGAAAGAAAGGTCTCGAATGGATATTACAACAGGACTGGGGTTTCCCGTTAAAGATATGTTTAAATCTACTCGTACCACAGGAGAGAGGATGGATGTCTCCAACTCATCTCGATCCTTATGTGCAAGCTTTGCAGCCTGCTGTGGATGCGGGTTTGTTGGTTATTGCTGCTGGCGGAAATTCAAGGGCACACAATAACTTGCATCCAAAACAATATTTTACAGTGAGTGGTTACAACGATAAGGGTTTCAGTGAACTTAACAACTATGAAGTACATCCAGCAGTAGCTTCTGGTGTAAACAGCGATGGGCATTGGAGACCAGATATCCTTGCACCCTATACTTATCTTCCTTTGCCTAGTTTAGAAAGAGATGGAGTAGATTATTTTAGTGCTACCTGTGGGAGCGCTTCTCTCATAACAGGACTATGTGCATATCTATTTTCGATCTTTCCTGATCTTACCGTTAATAACATTCGAAATGCTTTAATGGAAACAGGAGATGTACTAGAAGGCTTTCCAGCTCCTATTGTGAATGCTCGAAAGGCATTTAAGGCATTAAAAGAAGGCAACCGTAACGATAAGCATCTGTCTTTAGAGCCAACTGTTGTAGTGACCAATGAAAAGGAATCCATACTCTCTGCAGACCCCTTAGAAAGATCTTTAGCTTTGACCATGCTAATAAAAGATAGGCAATTATCGAGGGAAGAAATTTGGGATTATACGAATGATGAATCTCCCATGGTAAAAAAAGTAGCCATACAAGGATTAGGAAACCCAATTAATCAAGTGGAAAGAGATTTATATTGGGAACGTGTTTGGGGGGAATCGAGCAGAGACGGTGTAAAAGAAAGTTGGGCATATACTCTGCTCGAAACATCTCCCATAGAAGAGCTAGATAAATGGATGTCTTTAGTAGAAACTAGGTCATTTGATACTCGAATTTGCATTACTATCTTCTTACAAAAATATTTTCCAGATGCTCCTGAAATAGAGCATTCTCCTGATCCCGATCCAAAGACAATGTCTGCTATTGTTGCCCCATTAGTAGAATGGCATAAGCATAGATTCGAAAGTTGATAGCAGTTTAATTTTGTTACCTTTTCCTTTAGATAGTTTGGCAATTGATCTTACGCTTAATAAATATTTATCAGAGTTGACAGAAGAAGTACGACGATTAGTTCAATCTGAAGCAAATGAAAGGATTTATAACATATTCATGGATGTACTAAAAATGATTGAGTGAGGCTCAAATTAAGTATGATTATGTGGCTATGTTTCGAGATAGACATATTTCGTTCCATCTTATATACTTATCTAGAAAACTATACCAAAATAACAGGGGAGCTGGGATAGGCCGGCTGAGAGTGTGTTCCCAACAACACAGACCCTTACACCTGATCCGGGTAATGCCGGCGTAGGAATTCATAGGGTTTTTCTATGTGTCTATGTGCGCCTCTTATCGAAGGATAGGAGGCGTTTTTGCGTAGAAACGAGCTAGTCGGAATGTTCTTGCCTCACTCTACAGGAGGAAAGGAAATGCGTAGAAACAAATGGCTGTTAGTTCTCTGTGCCATGTTATTGATTTGGACTACAGCATGCAGCAATGACGTAGCTAGTGGAACAGATAAAGGGTTAACCAAAGTGAAGTTAATGTTAGATTGGACGCCCAATACCAATCACACTGGACTATATGTCGCAATAGCAAAAGGATATTTCAAAGAAGAAGGATTAGATGTTGAGATTCTCCAACCAGGGAAAACAACGACGGAAGCAGCAGTTGGTGGTGGGCAAATTGATTTTGGAGTAAGTGTACAAGAAAATGTGACTTTCTCTCGTACACAACAAGTACCCATTTTATCTATTGGAGCCATCATTCAACATAATACCTCTGGATTTGCTTCTCCCATGAATAAAAACATCAAGAGTCCAAAGGACTTTGTGGGGAAAACATACGGAGGATATGGGTCACCAACTGAGAAACCAATTATCCAAGCGTTAATGACGAAAGAACAAGCGGATGTAAACAAAGTGAAGTTTCTTAATATCGGGAGTGTGGACTTTTTTACAGCAGTAAAACGGGATGTAGATTTTTCATGGATTTATCAAGGTTGGACTGGTATCGAGTCAGAACTTCGTGGCGAGAAGTTAAACATGATTTATTTAACGGATTATGCCAAAGAACTGGATTACTACACCCCTGTGCTGATCACGAGTGAACAGAAAGCAAAACAAGACCCAGAGACCGTTCGTAAGTTTATGAAGGCGGTTTCCAAAGGGTATCAATTCGCTATTGAATCACCAGATGAAGCAGCAGAGATCTTGATTAAAGCGGAACCAGATTTGAATCCAGAGCTTGTCCGCAAAAGTCAACAGTGGTTAAGTCCTCGTTATCAAGCAGAAGCAAAACAGTGGGGACATCAAGAAAGATCTGTTTGGGATAACTACGCTCAGTTTTTACAGAAAAACAACCT is a genomic window containing:
- a CDS encoding S8 family serine peptidase — encoded protein: MVVEPTWKRIGLTDKLSEDSGKGIGIIILDGALSHVSLSHLKGRAKLIKVRKDMTISCTDLFEEPLTEEVEKEEHGLMVLSLLAHQPMEYRGMEYAGLAPSANYIFLSSYIPERRKKGLEWILQQDWGFPLKICLNLLVPQERGWMSPTHLDPYVQALQPAVDAGLLVIAAGGNSRAHNNLHPKQYFTVSGYNDKGFSELNNYEVHPAVASGVNSDGHWRPDILAPYTYLPLPSLERDGVDYFSATCGSASLITGLCAYLFSIFPDLTVNNIRNALMETGDVLEGFPAPIVNARKAFKALKEGNRNDKHLSLEPTVVVTNEKESILSADPLERSLALTMLIKDRQLSREEIWDYTNDESPMVKKVAIQGLGNPINQVERDLYWERVWGESSRDGVKESWAYTLLETSPIEELDKWMSLVETRSFDTRICITIFLQKYFPDAPEIEHSPDPDPKTMSAIVAPLVEWHKHRFES
- a CDS encoding ABC transporter substrate-binding protein; translation: MRRNKWLLVLCAMLLIWTTACSNDVASGTDKGLTKVKLMLDWTPNTNHTGLYVAIAKGYFKEEGLDVEILQPGKTTTEAAVGGGQIDFGVSVQENVTFSRTQQVPILSIGAIIQHNTSGFASPMNKNIKSPKDFVGKTYGGYGSPTEKPIIQALMTKEQADVNKVKFLNIGSVDFFTAVKRDVDFSWIYQGWTGIESELRGEKLNMIYLTDYAKELDYYTPVLITSEQKAKQDPETVRKFMKAVSKGYQFAIESPDEAAEILIKAEPDLNPELVRKSQQWLSPRYQAEAKQWGHQERSVWDNYAQFLQKNNLLEGKFNPDEAFTNQFLPQGGK